ACTTCTGCCAATACGGGGACGACTCTGGTATTGGCTCTTAGTTATTCATCCCGATGGGAAATAACGGAAGCTGTCAGACAGCTCGCCGTCCTGGTAGAGGAAAAGAAAATAACCCCCAACGATATAACCGAGGCAGTTGTCTCGGACCACCTGACGACTAAAGGCATTCCTGATCCGGATCTTCTGATCCGAACCGGAGGAGAAAAACGCATCAGTAACTTTTTGCTGTGGCAATGTTCGTATGCGGAGTTCTACTTTACCGATGTTTTTTGGCCGGCATTCAGAGAAGAAGAGTTGTATGAAGCTATATTGTATTACCAGCAACGTGAACGCCGTTTCGGTAAGACAAGTGAGCAATTAATCTTATAAACAATAGCTGTTATATGTACAAAAGAATAGTGCTGTTTTTTATTTTCCTAGGTTTTGCCTGCGGAGCATTTGCCCAGGAAAGTGACACTACCAAGGTTGAAGCACCGGCGGAAGTGCCGGTCATTAATTACTCGATATCGCCTAAACGGTATAAGATTGCCGATATTAAGGTGACGGGTATTAAGAATTATGATGATTTCGTGTTAATCGGTTTCTCCGGACTATCGGTCGGCGATGTAGTTACCGTACCCGGCGACGAGATTACAGCAGCGGTAAAGCGTTTTTGGAAACACGGATTGTTCTCGGATGTAAAAATCCTGGCAACCAAGATTGAAGGCGACGAGATCTGGCTGGAATTTCAGTTGAAGCAACGTCCCCGTATATCGGAAGTAAATTATCATGGTATCAAGAAAGGAGAGCGGGAAGACCTGGAAGCCAAGCTGGGCTTGAAGAAGGGATTCCAGATCACTCCGAACGTGATAGACCGTACAAAGATCGTTATTCAGAAGTTCTTTGACGGCAAAGGTTTTAAGAATGTAGACGTTGATATTGTACAGCGCGACGACTTGTCAAAGGAAGGCGAAGTGATCGTCGATATCAATATCGATAAGAACGAAAAGACTAAGATTCATCGTATTTACTTTGAAGGAAATAAGGAACTTACTGCCCGTGACCTGAAAAAGGCGATGAAGAAGACAAACGAAAAGTTCAGTCTGCCGAACGACTGGAAGACCAGTATCCTGGAAGCATTCAGTACGAAGAAGTTTACTACTGAAGAATACGAAAAAGATAAGCAGAACATTATTGCCAAGTATAACGAACACGGTTATCGTGATGCCGTATTGCTGGCTGATAGTGTTGTGAACTACAATGAGAAGAAAGTCGATATCTACCTGAAACTGGAAGAAGGAGACAAGTATTATCTGAAAGACATTCGTTTTGTGGGTAATACACAGTATGCTTCAGATTACCTGGAAGCTATCCTCGGAATGAAGCCGGGTGAGGTGTACAACCAGAAGAAACTGACCGAACGTCTGTCTACGGATGAAGATGCCGTATCCAATGTGTATTACAATAATGGTTACATCTTCTTTAGTGCCGACCCGGTGGAAGTAGATGTGGATAACGACTCCATCTCTTTGGAAGTACGTATCCAGGAAGGTCCGCAGGCTACCATCAACCGTGTAATCATCAATGGTAACGACCGTCTGTATGAAGATATCGTACGTCGTGAGCTTCGTACCAAACCGGGTATGTTGTTCAGTCGTGAAGACTTGATGCGTTCCGTTCGTGAAATTGCCCAGATGGGACACTTCGACCCTGAAAACATGGATCCGAAGCCAATTCCCGATCCGGAAAACGGAACAGTGGATATTCAGTATAACCTGACGTCAAAGGCC
This is a stretch of genomic DNA from Parabacteroides chongii. It encodes these proteins:
- the bamA gene encoding outer membrane protein assembly factor BamA encodes the protein MYKRIVLFFIFLGFACGAFAQESDTTKVEAPAEVPVINYSISPKRYKIADIKVTGIKNYDDFVLIGFSGLSVGDVVTVPGDEITAAVKRFWKHGLFSDVKILATKIEGDEIWLEFQLKQRPRISEVNYHGIKKGEREDLEAKLGLKKGFQITPNVIDRTKIVIQKFFDGKGFKNVDVDIVQRDDLSKEGEVIVDINIDKNEKTKIHRIYFEGNKELTARDLKKAMKKTNEKFSLPNDWKTSILEAFSTKKFTTEEYEKDKQNIIAKYNEHGYRDAVLLADSVVNYNEKKVDIYLKLEEGDKYYLKDIRFVGNTQYASDYLEAILGMKPGEVYNQKKLTERLSTDEDAVSNVYYNNGYIFFSADPVEVDVDNDSISLEVRIQEGPQATINRVIINGNDRLYEDIVRRELRTKPGMLFSREDLMRSVREIAQMGHFDPENMDPKPIPDPENGTVDIQYNLTSKANDQIEFSAGWGQTGVIGKLSLKFTNFSMKNFLNPKTYKGIIPQGEGQTLTLSGQTNGRYYQAYSISFMDPWFGGKRPNTLSVSAYFSKQTDISSNYYNNSMSNYYGGYPYYGSYGGMYGGYYGNYGGYYNNNYELAYDPDKSIMMFGLSAGYGKRLSWPDDYFQFMATLNYQLYMMHDWAYFLVQNGNCHNINLELMLQRNSIDNPLYTRRGSQFSFSVSATPPYSLWDGKDYENMSDNDESKFKFIEYHKWKFKAKIFSPLAPMAIKRTPVLMTRVEYGFLGSYNKHKRSPFETFYMGGDGMSGYSSTYATETIGLRGYENGSIAGNGGYNSYGYAYSRLAMELRYPFLLEPSSTIYGLVFAEAGNAWRDLKSFNPFDLKRSAGVGVRIFLPMIGLMGIDWAYGFDKVDGSRSAGGSNFHFIIGQEF